A region of the Ranitomeya imitator isolate aRanImi1 chromosome 10, aRanImi1.pri, whole genome shotgun sequence genome:
GAAGTTTTGTGTATATATTCTTGATCTGTTCCTCCTAAACACAGCCGTGTTTTTGGAACTCACATCATATCCAAGGCTTGGGAGGTCCGCTTGGCTCTGGGCATATGACACTTTACAAAATACCAGCTAGGAGTTATCGAGTTTTGTTGGATGACAAACTATTTTTATCTGTGTCTTGATCGAGCACTGATTTCGTCTTATACCTCTCACTTCTTTTTTGTGCATTCCATGAGAGTCAACATGCCCATCTTGACACCGCCTATGTTTTAAGGGGTTAAGGCGCAAAATGAGACACAAACCTTAAAGGGTTTAACCCAACTTCATGTAGGCTTCCCTTGATCTAGTCCTACTCATACAAACTGGAATAAGATTAGTATTAAatattagtaaaaaaaacaaaaaaacaaccacaatTAGTAAATATTCAATTACACATGAAACATTTTGGAGCTTTTGAAGATTCTGCCCTGACCTCATTTGCCAAAAAGGTATCACTGTGTTGTCATGATGTGCGTGGGGATCGGGTGACAGGTCATCATAGTTGCACATCTATTCTTGACAGGATTAACAACATTCTGAGGTGTACCGACATCTTGGTGTCACTTAATCCAGGACACGATAGGACAGTGTGTTGTTGAACTTGTGCTTGGTTACAgagacggagagagagaaagaatttttGAAACCTTAGAGTATCTCATAAAAGTCATAAAATAGATGTTTCTGTTGTGCATCTGTCGGGACGGCTTTTGTATTCTGATATCTTGATATTGGCAAATTATAGTTTTCTATTTTGACGCTGtagaaaaaacaagaaaaatgaaaaaaaaaaaaaaaaaaccaagatggAAATAAAAAAATGCTGGGGAATTAGGCAATTACAAAGTAGCAAAGGTGACCAATCCATAGCTCTCAGGTACAGATTGCAAAATCTAAGATTCTCTGTGGACAAGCCACAGAATTTCTGGATTTTTCAGTAATAGAGAATTGAGAAGAAATGCCTGCACCAAGCTGCTGTAGAAAATCTTTAAAAAGGGGAGATTTATGTAAAATACTGTTTGAATTACATAATGCTCCTCAGGGGCGGTCCCCTCTATACAAGGAGGTGGTAGAAGGGAATGGAGAACCAAGAATGAGAAACATCCAGGTAGAGTGGGATAAATTACATAAAGCTCCTTGGGGCGGCCCTCTCTATATTCAAGGAGGGGTCATAAAGGAAAGGAGAACCAAGATTGAGAAAACAGCCATGAAGAAGTGGGTCACAGCTAGGAAAAGCGAGAGCAATCCAGACAGTGCAGTTACATTGTGATATGTCCTTCTTCTTCAGTATCTGAAGTGCCATGCACCTGCAGAACATCTTTTAAAGGATTGAATTACATAAGGCTCCTCAGGGGCAGTCCTCGCTATATACAAATATGCTTCAGAAGGAAAAAGAGAACCAATAACGAGAAACATCCAGCAAGAAGGGAGAAACAACTAGGAATAGTGGGTGGAATCCATAGTTATATGGTGATATGTCCTGTATCTGCAGGGTCTGGGGCCCAATTCAAAATTTGTTACAGTACCCCAACTATAGTCTCCTTAAAGATTGGGCATCCTCAGACTCCAAGACCCAGATGCAACCAGGGCATGTGCGCCCCATACAGTTGTGCCAGTGACTTTCCCATCGTAGGTTTGATATATATGTGAATAAACAGTGTTGGATGATATGTCACCAATATTTCACAGCAGAGGCTTTGCCTTAATACATGCGTCGTCTGACTACAATTTTTGACTTTAGTCCCTGCACCTTGATTAATACTGTGACACCTACAGACAATTCACTTAAAAAGGACCCCCCTGAATTACAGATACAAGTGATGCCAAAAAATCTTACGCCAAGGTTTCAACAGCGTGAAATAGCAAATTACAGGACAAGCTGCCCTTATCTAAAATAGCTGTCACTAGTCTTGTAAGTCTGTCTCCACCCTGAAATGTCAGGAGGGTTTATCAAGGTAGCCATTGACAGAAGGATTCCTGTTTTCGATAATTTCTTTGTAAATTCTTGTAAGGCAATAACCAATAAAGCCGTAATGACCCGTGACACAATCACAATACTTTTTATACAGTAgctaaactttcattttttttagaattttgtccagcatggaaagtcATAAAACTCAGCCACTGCCACTGCAACCTCTATAACATTATTTTGCCTTTGTAACAAGAAGGGATTGATAtggtcagagccaccttctccttgGTTTAACTTTGAACTCAATGGGTCGGATTccttaattgtttttatttttaagtcACTCTTCTTTTTTTGTTTCCCTGTGGTATTCATTGACATTTTTTTGTGAATTTTgtgcaaaatagaaaaaaagtatTTCTAAGGAGTTCATCCTGGCAGAAATCAAAGTAGAAGGAACCTGGAAAGTGACAGGACTCTTGGATTTCAAGAAAAATAAATTTCTGAAAAAACGTCTTTTTCAGGCGAGTCCATTCCAAAAACCACTAACTAAACACTCAAAAGAATGAATATGTGCATTTctcgtaaaaaaaaacaacaaaacactcATTTGTTTGTTCAGTCTTTGGAGCATCTCTTCTGGTTTCCAAAGACGCCAAGTTAAAAGAAGTGACCCAACCATTCTTTAGGTATCTTCCACTCTGACGACGCTCTGTACTTCATAATAGAAGTCAAAGGGAAGGCTTTAAAGATGCACggatgtgtttttttgtgtgtttttccaaCGTTTTTGCTTGAACGCTTTCTTCATTGACAAATGGAGTTAAAAAAAATGACCAAAAACTGCAGTAACTTAAACTTCCACAAAATTGCTGGATTACtgcctaaaaaagtaaaaaaaaaaaaaaaaagctcagaaAATGACCAAAAGATGCTAAAAaaatgctgcaggaaaaaaaatcaaTACTGTTTCCTGTAGCTTGTTTCTCCTAAAAAAATTTGGCAAGTTCACCTCCCTCAAAAAAGAAATAGGAGCCGATTCGCCAAGAACGGCGTACCGCTCAATCTCTCTATGCCAATCTTGCTGAAATAAAAGATGTAAAACTCATTTAGAGGTGCACCCCACTTGAAATTGGTTCCTTTTCTAAGTAGTCTGCGTCTCCATGAGACGTGCTAGAAATGCTACTCCGGTCATGGACTGCCGTAGCATTTCGGGAGTATGAAGAgctagcattttttttaaaaaaatatgacgTTCAGATGGTCCTGTCCCACCCCATTTCATGAATCAAGAGCATCTAACTCCTTGACACCTCCTCTGAAAAATCGCAGACCTTGATAAATCGTGGCCAAATCGGGGCAATATCCTTAGGCAGCTGGGTGATGGAACATCAAAAGTCTCCAAGTTGTAGGACATCAGATAGACGTGTTTACAGTAAGGAATTCTGGACATCAGAATCCAACAGTGAATATTACGCATTTATTTCATGAAGGCTATCCAATTAAGGTTTTTTAAcagttacattttttttctcacatctTAAATCGGAAACATTACTATGTATACAGGTTTAGCGACTCATTTGTTTGGAAGGAATACCCCATCTCTAAAGCTGTAAAGGTTATGTCCTAATGTGACCCATGTTAGTAACACGAGTGGTCAGAGCATTTGAGGTCAATGGTAGAATTGAATTATGAAGCCCTCTTAAGCTCGAAGATGTTTTTTTAAGCCATAAAACGTCTCACTTCCAAATGTTCATGACCCCTAAAACACCAAATTGCATGTGTGTTTGCCCAGCAGCAGTATTTATTTGAAGCTCGTGGCACCTTGCCTTCAAGAGTTACCAACTTGGGTTTCATTTCACGCTAGTCCTCATCACTCACACGGGGTTCGTTTTCATGTCTGAAGATAGTTCGGTAGGTTCTGAACTCCAAGTTCTAAGATACTTAACCTTTAATTAACAGTTGGTGCAGAACTTTTATCGTAATGGAATATTGTGCTAACTTGATCGATACAGTTTCATTGCTATTCTTCTCGTTGATCTTTGTTCATAGCCTAAACTCAACCTTTATTTTGTTTATCACATTATCTTGATTTCCCATTGTCTTAAGGTGTCGATAGGCGATAGATAGAAATAGGTTGATGGTTGAAAATCCATTGCATGAACGGTCATCTGCTGAACCTACATGGAGCCATATACATTTAATACTGGATACATGCTTAAGTGTGTAGGGGACCACGGTGAACTAACTGGCCGCTTGTGTCCAGTCTCAAATTTAACAGCCTCATATGAGGCTATTAAGTATAGGTTGGAAAATCCTCATGACCTGTTTATGAATcatggctcattcagacatcagtttttcatgTGGGAGTTCTATCTGTGTTTTTTTGCCGATAAAACTCGTACCTATCACATTCTATACAGCTGGTCACATATCCATGTATTTTTGCAGActgagggtggtttcacatttgcgttttttttttgcgtttttgcagtaaaaaacgcatgcgttttcccccctatatttaacattaaaaacgcatgctttttttgtatgtgttttgacgcgtttttgcaacgcatgcgttttttctgcatgcgttgtgttgcagaactgcaacatgtagtatttttagcggcgttttttttgccgcaaaaaaacccatgttttttttgcggcaaaaaaatgcattgctgtctatgtaaacgcatgcgtttttaaccacatgcgtttgcatgcgttaaaaacacatgcttaaaaaaaaaaaacactgataaaccaccccacaccataaaattgataaagggatcctaaccctacccctaaccctacccctaaccctacccctaacccctttaagggtagggttaggggtagggttaggggtaggggtagggttagggttaggatcctgttagggttagggttaggatccctttagggttagggttaggatccctacccctaaccctacccctaaccctagctctttctgtttatagtgggttttttactttattttgatgattggcagctgtcacacatttatctgcatgcgtttaaaaaacgcaaacgcatgaaaaaacgcatgtaaacgcgtcaaaacgcagcatttttttcaccacatgcaaaaacgcatgcgtcaaaaacgcagcgtttgcacgcgtttacatgcgttttttcaccatgcgttttttttttttaaaaacgcatgcgttttgaaacgcaagtgtgaaaccagcctgagaggATCACTTAAAAGCATGAAGAGTTGTCCAATTGTGATCGGAGTGTTGGATCAAACCCACCAATGCAATTCTATGGGTCAGCGAAAAAATTGGACAGCATTCAGTTGCCATCTATGTTCTGTCCTTTTTTACTGACTGTTGATTGAAGAAGTTTGAGAAACCTCCATCTTTTTTTTCATACAGGAAAACTGATGAAACAcagtgaccaaactctgatggaaaTCAGATCAAAAATATTGATAACTTTTTTTGGTCAACCAAAATCACTGAGGTCTGAATGACTCTTTAATTCATGTTAGCTGTCACGGTTCTTCAACATGGACTTACATGTCCAATAACCGGACAAAGGACGAACAATTCTACTGGGAAACATTCTTTGTCCGACTAGTGGACTAAAAAATTAAAACTCGTCTGACGTTGTTTGAGACGATAGTCGAATGTGACTAGTCAACTAAAAATTTTTGTGCACCCGACGAATGGATGAACACTCATAATGGTTTGAATCATCCATTTTGGCCACTTTTTTAATCTTTTTCTAAAATGATATGCTGGTTTTCTAACATTTATTTGAAGGTACAATATAGCATGAGTgcctgcaccttccaggtcatgatGAATCTTGATTGTTCCTCTTTCACCACTTGGAGCTGATAGCCCTATTGGTGTTCAGTTTAGATGGGGAGAGAATATTAGTTTTTCAGGTAAATCTTATAAGATTAATTCTACTATCATTTAGTTGTTTGTTTCTTTAGatctttttttttacatcaattTTAGTAAATTCTGGCATTACTCATGAAATAACAATTCTTTCTTAGAATTCTTAGAATTTCTTAGAACTTTTCCTTGCGAAGTTCATCTGTTCTTTcttttgaaaaaaatgttttaataaaatgATAACTGGAAATTACCATTATCCTTGCCATTAGGCTGCATCATTGTCATCATTCGTTGGACCGTGCATTGTAGGGCATGGCCAATTATAAGGGAAAAGGTGCTCCCAGTTGTCCATTCATTAAAAGAGGTTTTACCATTTAGAACGTTGATAGAATATGCAATAAATGTGCAATAACTGCCACAGAGACCTACATTTATCCTGGACCCTGTCAAAAATTAAGAAGTGACTGTGCACAAATTGGCTTAATTTTTCTGGATAATGTAGTGCAGAAAGAATTTAATACGGGGTCTCATGCAGTTGCATAAAACAAATAACCCACTAAAAAGCTGACTATGACCAAATATCACCATTAAACATAACATTTATTGGTATAcagtaataaaaacatatataaaaaatgACATATAATCCCCACAATGTAAAGGAGAAAAAGGGTTGAGGTAGTAGGGCAAATCAAGAACCCCGGAAAAAACAGAGTTAGGAATGACTTACATTAATGTATAAGGCATTTAGATGGTATAAAAAAACCCGGAAAAAAAATATGgaattgcatgtttttttttaGCTATTTTGCCACATTTTAAATTGTTTTCCCACTTTACATTACTTCacataataaaataaatgatgccattcaaaagtacaactcgtcccgcaaaaaaataaaaaagttatggctcttagaataAAGAGCAGAAGAAATGAAAgctcaaaaataaaaaatttcccagtCCTTGAGGGATTTATGGTCCATGTTGGCAGCCATATTAAAGAAAACTAGTGATGGgccagtatactcgttgctcaggttttcccgagcacgctggggtggtctccgagtatttgtgactgctcggagatttagtttttgtcgatgcggcagctgaatgatttacagctactagcctgcctgagcacatgtgggggttgcctggttgctaaggaattcccacatgtattcaagctgtctagcagccgcaaatcatgcagctgactcAACAAAAAATAAATCTCCAAGCTCTCACAAATACTTggggaccacctgagcgtgctcaggaaaacctgagcaacgagtatactcactcatcactaataaaaacaCATATGTAGTGAAACCATAACCGTAGATAGCACACTCAGACATAATAATACCAACCAGACGTTAGGGGAAAGTCAAGATGCCCAGAAAGCCCGACACGAGTTTCACGCATCATACTTCATCAGGGGTGAAAGTTTTTCTCCTTCACATGTGGAATATAAAtgtcatgtttttatattttgttctATGCTTTTTTTACTGTGAACCAATACATTTTATTATGTTTTATGGTGATATTTGGTTATAGTAATGCTTTATTTAGGGGGTTATTTAGTTTTTATTTGAGCCCTAAATGTCCCAGATGTGATAACTCCTTTAAAATTTTTGATCTATATATTGTAAATGtcctaaaaatgtttttttgtttcctTATGTTGCAGGTACAGCCGGGTCATAGGGGTAATTTCACACACAGCTTTAAAGAGAAAAGTCCATTTGAGGATCCCTTCTTTATTGTGGAAACCATATGCATCTGTTGGTTCTCCTTTGAGCTCTCTGTACGTTTCATTGCTTCTCCCAGCAAGGCGGCCTTCTTCAAGGATATCATGAATATTATTGACTTTGTGGCTATAATACCATACTTTGTTGCACTAGGCACAGAACTAGCTCGCAACAAAGGTGTTGGCCAACCAGCCATGTCATTGGCCATTCTCAGGGTGATCCGTTTGGTGAGAGTCTTCCGTATCTTTAAGCTGTCCCGGCACTCCAAGGGATTACAGATTTTGGGACAGACACTGAAAGCAAGTATGCGAGAACTTGGGCTTCTTATATTCTTTCTGTTTATCGGAGTTATTCTCTTCTCCAGTTCTGTATACTTTGCAGAAGCAGATCACGAAGAAACCAAGTTTACCAGCATCCCGGAAGCCTTCTGGTGGGCTGTGGTCACAATGACAACTGTAGGCTACGGAGATATGTCTCCTGAGACTGTTGGGGGTAAACTGGTGGGCTCACTCTGTGCCATTGCCGGTGTGTTGACCATCTCTCTTCCTGTGCCAGTCATTGTATCCAACTTCAGTTATTTCTACCATCGCGAGACAGAGTGCTCAGATATGGGCCAGTATAATCACGTTGGTTCATGTCCTAATGGCCCACCCCATACTCCAAAGACGGTGGGGAAGGATAAGAGTCCCATACTGGATAAAATCAAGAATTTATATAGCAATTCTAAGCCAGAATACCTGGATGGACTGGGCCCCCTGGATGATAACAAAAGAAATTCTGGACAGTCACATACAATAACTGAAGTGTGATTTCTGCTATGGTGGCTTTGTCCCAACTAGCATCATATCATCTTCATCATTACCCTCATCATCATTTCATTTTGGAGTCTTAAATGAAGAGTATTGGTGTCCAATCAGTTTGAGAAATATGAATAGTACCatgctgaatttttttttaaatacttggcTTATTTTAAATTAGGAAGAATTTTGAAAGTTTACTAATGGCTTTTTGGCGATCTGAAGGTAGACAAAGTTTCCACTGATTATGCTGATGAAGTGTCGCCACTATAAGACACAGAATTGGGGTTGACATGAGATGAAATTTgtgaatttttgagaaaaaaacaaacacataacaCAAGCATTCTTGTGAAGATTAATGAATTGCCAAATTTACCGCATACTCTTGGCCAATGGAAGGTCCTTCACCAAAGTCGAAGAGCGAAGAAGATGACAATTATGACTTACTGCACTATTATGAGCTCAGGGAATCAGATTGTGAGATCAGGCTTTAAAAGATGGCAAACGAATCAATTCACAATAATGACAACAAAGGTCAAAGGTGAAAAATATGCAACACGATACTGAATATCACCTGCTATAACTACGTGACCCCCTAAAGACTGGAAAATGTGGGGCTCACTTAGGAGAGAACCGGAGAACGCATGTTTGTGAAATAATTTATTTAATTGAGTTGAAGAGCCTTTGAGTTTACAAATAttcttgttatatatatatatatatatatatatatatatatatgctctgtttTTGAAGAACATTGGAGTTGACGAGGGTGAGGTCTGGAGGAAGGTTCCCAAGGAATTATTGGTTATACTCAGTTCACTGTGATTTCCTTGTTCGCTGACTAGATGGGGCAACTTTTGCGGGAAGCTTTTGAAAATACACAATGTACTTCTGCCATACAAACTTTAGTCAAAACTTTTGTCTTAATTTTTAACATAATTGTGAGGTTTAAATTTCAATCTCACCAAAAATTTTAGCTTTTCCTCATTCCTCATGCACTTCTTATGACCTCTTAGTTTTAATATGTAGCCTCTACTTTTCCCTGAAGCCCAAAAAATTGAAAACGCAGTTGTCCATAACATTACATCGATCCCATGTTACTCACACAGGGTTTTAGATAGTTGACAAATAAGGATTTGTTTCGGGCAGTCCTCGGAGGCGTAACTTAAAGCTCCTGGGCTGACACAAATGTCCCCAAAAGTGCTATTTATAATACAAAGGTGCCTTTGATCCCCTCTCTCCCCGAAGGGTTCAGGTTTAGTGGCTTGCACAGTATTCCTCCTTGATCTGTCCCTGTCCTTTCCTGCAACTTCGGGCAAATCTGTTCACATTCGCACTCCTCTGGCTCACATTGCACAAACAAATGGTTCACAGTCTGAAGCACCATTTCCACTCACCACCTTTGTATACACATAAGGATAAAATGTTCTCTAAAATGGAACAGTTCTGTTGGAATGATTGTTTTACTAATACTTGTAGTCTTCTAGCACAGGTTAACGAAAATCCAAATTTTGGTCTTCATACCCCTAGGGATATATAAAGCATAACACCCTAGTGCAGCAGACCTCAAGCTTGGATACTCAATAGGTTATTTATTATTAAATACtaacaatgataaaaaaaatgtgcgTTATATAAAAGTATAGAGTCCTAATGGAAAGCCAGATTTTTCCTGACACTGGGTTTCGCTTTCACAGCTTCTTCTGGGGCTTGTCCTAGTTATTTGGACTTTGACCATTTATTTGTGTGATCTGAGCTACAGGAGTACGAACGTGATCTGATTACACATTTAAGGAATTGttgacttttttttctcttctGGTTGGTGCCCAATGGTAATTTTTGGCTTGAAATACTCTCCCGCATAACATCGATATTGGAGAAATCTGTTGCACTAGCTGTTTTTTTTCTATGTTCAATAAAACACATAACTTTCAGCTCCTGGGCCCTATTGTAAAAAATGCTGAGGTCTGGTTGGGACAGAAATGCACAGGAGGCCAATACTACAAAAGGAATAAGAGAGGGTGAGAGTGATAGTAATGCTCCCATTGGAAGGAAGGTTGTGTAAGGGCACAACATGTACAAGAGCCtaagtatcagcagctgcagccccATGGCTGGAGGAGAAATTCTTCTGGATAGTAATTAACTTTAATGGAGATATCAAAGTACCTGGGCTGCACGTGTGGGAATGAAGATACCTCAATGGTAAACAATTAAGGTTTGTATTCACACTAACGCATTTTGGTGCCGGACTAACATTTGTTTTTTTAACCCGAAGAAGCaccgactttttttttttaccatgaaaaAGGCACTTTTCCGGCACCGAAATGCGTTTGTGTAAATTGAAACCTTAATTGTATACCatcgaggcttcttcacctttcctGCAAGCGAAGCCCAGGTACCATGATAATGCCACTAAAGTATAATGCAAAAAATTAGGACAATAGATATTTTGGGGAATGCTCTTTCAAGGAAAGATCATTGGTAGGTAAAAGATCTTTCGCCCCATTTTTTGAATATTTCAGACAATAATGGagcattattggttactttaaaACACTCATTCATTGTTTAATTTCCAAAATCCTTATTAATTTCTTGGAAAAATATTAACATGGGACTCTAGCGTACATCCCAGAAAAGGTCTAACCGGTAGAGTAAAGTGACAAAAACAATCTTCACCCAACACATCGGCCACCAATCTGGCTTGTCTTCTTCTCGTAGACCAGACGTAACCCAGACCAAAGTATTCTGGACAAATATTGAACCTCCTCACTTCTGAGTTGTGATATAAGAGATGAACCGGAGGGGATGTTTTATTATTTCCATCACTACCTCTTTGAAAAGTTTCCGATGGCAGTCAGGTCATGGTCATTACAAACTCACGAGAGGACTATAATTGGTTCAATCATCAGACCTACCTAAAGACATGACAGTAGAAACAGCATACTTGTGTTTTAATGAGCCTTTCACTCCAACAAGACAGTAAATGAGGCTGAAGATTTCTTCTTGGTGGGGTGGAGGGTTGTGTGATGTGAAGCCTTGATGACACGTAGGAAAATACAACATCTGTGCATTCAGAGCATTCAAAGAAGGTGGACAATGACTTCTGCTTAAGAGTGTGAACTATTAAAGCTGGCATTGCTTTTGAATTTCTTGTATCTCTTACAAGCCGCATTAATTCTATTTGTAAAGGAGCCAAGGTGATGTTTTGAGTGCTTTTTTTTGCATATATAAAATTTGTTATAATTCAATTAACAAAGAGATGATGCTATGCAAATTGTTTACACAGGACTACTATATGAAAGTGCCAAAGATACACTGGCCAGTGCCACGGGCCACTTCTTAATACAGTACATGTAAGCACAATGTCATCTTGGAAAATGTATATTTATCTAATAATAAACAATTTATTTATTGCAAAGAGTTTTATTCCTTATTTGTGCTTTTGTCCTTACTTTTTTTATAGTTAAAGGCTATTCTCATCACCATGAAAGGTTAACATTGTAAAGCAACGTTGCCatttacttgttattaaaaattCTCTCTGCTCCCCAGAACAAAGAgatttttacttttattgtttacagCTAATTGCCGAAATTACTGACCTCCTCTGCAAGTCTATCAGTGGTAACCGGTTTCCTAGGCAAGgattgcagtgcttacaagctcttttttaTAGAACTTGTAAGATCTGCACTGATGCCTTCTGAATTGCTTGATCCAGACTGCTTTGGTGTCACTGTGCTCTTCCGATGCTGCAGAGGCTACGCTGTCTCTGCTTGTAGCATTGGAAAATGCATAGTTCAGAACTGCAGaacaaagctgcctctgcttgcagcacTAGAGACTGCACAGTTCGGTGCTGCAGAACAAAGCTGCCTCTGTTTGCAGCATATGAAAGCATACAGTTTGGTGCTACAAAGGTAAAGCTGCCTCTGCTGGCAGCAATGGAGAGTGCACAGTTCAGTACTCCAGAAgtaaagctgcctctgcttgcagcaaTGGAGAGTGCACAGTTCAGTGCTCCTGAAGTAAAGCTGCCTCTGCTTACAGCAATGGAAAGTGCGCAGTTCAGTGCCCCAGAAgtaaagctgcctctgcttgcagcaaAGGAAAGTGCGCAGTTCAGTGCCCCAGAAgtaaagctgcctctgcttgcagcaaTGGAGAGTACACAGTTCAGTGCTCCATAAGTGAAGTTGCCTCTGCTTGCAGCAATGGAGAATGCACAGTTCAGTGCTCTAGAAgaaaagctgcctctgcttgcagcaaTGGAGAGTACACAGTTCAGTGCTCCAGAAGTGAAGTTGCCTCTGCTTGCAGCAATGGAGAATGCACAGTTCAGTGCTCTAGAAgtaaagctgcctctgcttgcagcaaTGGAGAGTGCACAGTAAGTGGTCTTCAATATCTGGTTCTTCAATTGAGAATCAATAAACTAAAGAGATGGGCTTATCGTTTTTTTGCAGAACCCCATCATTATAAGTCAAGGGTTTCCAACACAGCCAGAGTAAGTACACAACACTCAGAGAAATTAAAGGGTAAGTATCATATGAAATAGATAAACATCCAAGCTGCGACCTTACACTTACGGGTATCTGCCTGGAATTCTTCGAGAGGACATTTCTTTTTCTGGTAACATATAATCCCCATAGGATGCAGAAATCTAAGTGTGATGAATTGCCTCCTCATGTGTTTCCCAGGAATAATGATATAGGCTGAGCTAAGAGCTATTTTAGTTCGTAGTCCTGCTTAATTAGCCATGTTTGATCTTACATTCTTATCCCCCAATTTTT
Encoded here:
- the LOC138650990 gene encoding potassium voltage-gated channel subfamily A member 7-like, which translates into the protein MENGDEVIGNSNLVVVSDEKKYEVCRQKDCCERVVINVSGLRFETQVRTLSRFPDTLLGDPRRRMRFFDPLRNEYFFDRNRPCFDSILYFYQSGGRLRRPTNVPLDVFMEELMFYQLGDEVIGKFRQDEGFAKEEERLLPECEFMKQVWLLFEHPDSSSAARIIAIISVMVILISIVIFCLETLPEFRDERDLSLPVQPGHRGNFTHSFKEKSPFEDPFFIVETICICWFSFELSVRFIASPSKAAFFKDIMNIIDFVAIIPYFVALGTELARNKGVGQPAMSLAILRVIRLVRVFRIFKLSRHSKGLQILGQTLKASMRELGLLIFFLFIGVILFSSSVYFAEADHEETKFTSIPEAFWWAVVTMTTVGYGDMSPETVGGKLVGSLCAIAGVLTISLPVPVIVSNFSYFYHRETECSDMGQYNHVGSCPNGPPHTPKTVGKDKSPILDKIKNLYSNSKPEYLDGLGPLDDNKRNSGQSHTITEV